The following nucleotide sequence is from Acidobacteriota bacterium.
CTCATCCGCGACTGCCCTCGCTTGAGTTCTCCTCAGTCTATTTGTCAAAGATCGATGGTCAACTTCTCTTCCAACCCCACCAACTTCTCAATAAACCCGGTTGGATTTTTACAGATTGAGTTCTGCGACACGCTCTAGTTACAGGTGGCGACTTTAGGAAATCTGAATCTTGGGTGCTTCAAAAATCTCCACCACGATTAAGTGTGGTGCTACCGTGCTCTAAATTTTAAGGTAAAATTAAGGATTGAAAGGATCTGTTTAATCAGCAATCTACAATAAGTGGTCTGAGCAATCGGGACCTGAGCATTTGAGTTTAAAAACAAGTGCTTCTTTCATCCTTTATTCGCGCCATTAACCAAAGAAAGTTATCAAGTTCAAATATGTGTAGCAAAATGAATATCTTAGGCTTTACCTTATTGTTTCTGCTGTTGACAGTTTCTTACCAAGCAACATCCCCGAAAGAGCCTGTGTCTCGACAAATTGCTGCAACTAAAATAGTTAATGATGGTGGTTGGGACATCCCATTTATCAACCAAAGTTCAAAGCTAAACCAGATTAAAATTGAAGAAAAACCTTATCCGGGCCTCCCGCCCTTTTCAGTTAAAATAACCACTTACCAACCCCAAAAACCTAAAAAGAAAGACTTAAACCTACAAAAGTTGCCATTTTTTACCATTAATGGAGACAAATTACATGTCCATCAAGCACATCTTTTGATCACTGAAATTGTTCAATACTCAGTTGAAAACAAGATTTTTAGATATCAGGTTACAGGTTATAGCGTAGTTGACACGCCTCAAGGCGTAGATTTAGGCGCACAATATTTTCTCTATTTCTTTGATATGGACGGGGACGGTAAGTTTGAAACACTAGATTATGAACCCGGTCTCCCACCAAAACGAATCCCCAAATGGGTAATTCCGAACAAATAAAAACCGAAAAGGACTAGGCCGCTAAGATTAGGTAATCTGACGACGCGGAAAACCGGATGGTGGAAGCGGTGGTCAACGCAGTCACAACCAGTTACCGCTATGACGGAGAAGGTCGCCGCCTCAAGAAAACGGTCGGCACGGCGGTCACCCGGTTTGTCTACGGAATGGGTGGAGAGTTGGTCGCCGAACACGAAGGCGTGACGGCTTCGCCTTCAACCCCAACCAAAGAATATGTGTACGGGCCTACGGGGATGCTGGCGGAAGTCACCGGAAGTGCGGTCAACTTCCTGACGCCGGATCATCTTGGGTCGCCGAGGGTACTCACCAGCCAGAATGGCATCGTCGTCAACCGAAGGGACTTCTTCCCCTTTGGAGAAGACATCGCGGTTGGGGTGGGTGGACGAACGGCGGGGATGGGCTACGGGACAGACTCGTTGCGGCAGCGGTTCACTGGCTATGAGCGGGATGAGGAAACGGGGTTGGACTTCGCCCAGGCCAGGTACTATGCCAACACGTTGGGGCGGTTTCAGAGTGCGGATCCGCTTTACTTTCAAGGAATGATGGTAATTGACCCACAACAATTCAACGGCTATGTATATACGCGGAATAACCCACTGAAATGGATAGATCCAACTGGAGAGCGCCTTTTTTTAGGTGGGAATATCAACTGGCTGGTGTCAAATGTTCTTTATGAACTGGCTGGTGGGCAAGGACAATTTCAAACTTACTTCCAGGTTCAAGATGGGCAAGTAATTCTCCGTGAAGGAGCTGACTTGTCACAAGCAAACTCTGGAGTTCAATTACTTGTGGAATTGGTTCAGTCAAATGAAAACTACCTTTTCTTTGCTGACTCAAATGGTGCTGCTGCTGCTGATTTATTTCAAGGCTCAAGAGACAATAAAGGGCGCCTGACACAGATGGGTAAATCTTTAGCTATCAGGTTTAACGGAAGTACCTCACAAACCGGTGGTGTTGGTTATTTGCTTGGCACAAGGGGAAGACCTAATCAATTACAACCAGCAAATCTTTCAAATGGTGATTCTGTTTTTTCTGTTATCGCTTACAACACAAACTTGGTGCAAACTCAGGTAGGAATTAATGTAAGCAGTATTTTCCCTGGTGCCGCATCCTCTCCTGAAGTCAACGGACAAATAGAAGGAATGGGGCATATTATTCGACCTGTTAGCTTTTTTATCCATGAAGCGAGTGAAAACCGGAAATTCGAAGAAATTGGGCCAAAATATGAAACAGCACACCATCATGCTATCCGACGTGAAGGTATCATCAGGCAAGAGCTTCGAATTGGTGGTGGGTTTGCAGGGGCGATAATACAGTCTGTAGTTAAAAAACCATAGTTCGGAGGTTGGAAAAACAGGATATGAAACAGTTTGTTGCTATCTGGCTAGGTCTTTGGTTTTTCTCCCAGGCTACAGGGCATCAATGTCGCTGCAAACCACCTGAACCAAATAAAACAACACACCCAGGTGGAAATGAGATAATTACTGTCATGGAGCAAGTTCCATATAAATGCATTGAAGGTCGGGTGCAAAATATTGGTGGTCAAGCATTAAAAGATGTTTTGGTTGAGGTTCTTGACAGACCAGAATGGATCACCAAAGGGCTGGTTGCATCACCAGTTGGCCAAAAGAGAATTAAAGCCTGCAAAACAGATGCGTTGGGAAGATTTTGCTTCCACAATATTCCAGCAGGTAAATATGAAATATGTGCCAGCAAAGACTCTGAGTGGAATCCATCTCATGTTTATGTAGTTGTCCAACCTCACAACCGAAAAGCAACAAAGAAAAAATTGGTTATTCACCTCACACCAGGAAGCTAAATTTTTAGGGTGAAATGCCTTGATGTTTTGCTTGACTAGGTTCTGCTCAGGAATTCTCTGTTTTCCGAACAAAGAATTGCTGGTTAAGACCAAGATCAAGAATTATCTTCTTGCAATTCACTGATCCTTAGTGAGCTATGATCCGGCTGGAAACGTGATCATTGATAATGGAAAGAGCTTCAAGTACGACGCGGAAAACCGGATGGTGGAAGCGGTGGTCAACGGCGTCACGACCAGCTACCGCTACGATGGAGAAGGCCGAAGAATCAAGAAAACGGTCAGCACGGCGGTCACCAGATTTGTCTACGGAATGGGTGGAGAGTTGGTCGCCGAACACGAAGGCGCGACGGCTTCGCCTTCAACCCCAACCAAGGAATATGTGTACGGGCCGACGGGGATGCTCGCGGAAGTCAGCGGAAGTGCGATCAATTTCCTGACGCCGGACCACCTTGGGTCGCCACGGGTACTCACCAGCCAAAATGGCATCGTGGTCAACCGACGGGATTTCTTCCCAAGACATCGCGGTTGGGGTCGGCGGACACCAGGGGAGCGATGAAGTAGTCAACAGGTGATGATTCTTTTCAGCCAAATCCCAAAATCAATGCACAGGGACGACGATCAGGTCGTCCTTTTTCATTTTCGGCTCTTCCCTGCTGTAACCAACTGAATCCAGTTGACGTTAGAAAGAAGGCACAGCTAAGCTTGGAAGTTCAATTCCAATCACCCAAATAACCAATTTTTCCGGGAGATACTATGGCACTGACACGCTTGTCTCAGTCACTAACCGCTGTCCCACGACTGCATCATTATCACTTTTGCTTTGCACTTATCCTGAGCCTGGGAGTGCTGTTTTCAAGTGCCTGCAGCACGGGCGCCAGCAGCACCAGGGAGACAGGTCCTCCGCGCGTTGAACTCAATGAGCAACTCAAAACCAAACTTGGCCCGGATGACGGGTATGCGCTGGCCCTCATGTATGGGGCTGACCTGGGCGGGAATCTGGATGATTGCGGATGTAAAGCCCACCCGATGGGTGGTCTGGCCTGGCGCATGGGATACAAGGAAGGCTTTCGGGCAATGACTCCGGAAGTACCCGCGCTCCAACTTGATGCCGGACATATGTTTGCCGACGCCGGCGGCAGTGATTCGGGCTTATTCCTCGACAGCATCGAACGCAATAAGTGGGTCTTAAAAGGGTATGGCCAGGCAGGGTTTGCCGCCGCCAACATTAGTGCTCGTGATGCTGGATACCTTCCCGACATCTTCAAGAAAACCGGCTTTGACGAACGGGTCAAAGAACTTCCATTTATCCAAAAACTGGTTTCAGCCAATGTCAAAACCAGTGGCGGAGACCTTGGGCAACCCAAAGAATATTTGATTGAAGAAATTGACTCGAAACGGGCCGGGAAAACAGTTCGGGTGGGTATTACCGGCGTCACGACCGGCAACGCCCCTACCTGGGCCGGATGCGTGATTGAATCTCCGACCGAAGCTCTTAAACGGGTGGTCGGCGAATTGCGTGGTAAATCCGATCTGGTGGTGGTCCTGGCCTACGCGCAACCCCAGGACGTTGAAAAGCTGGCGACGGATGTGCCAGGAATTGACATTCTGATTGGCGCTCAAAGTGGAATGGGCGGCAAAGAAGTGAAGAAAATCGGCCAAACCACAGTGGTCTATACCTTTACCCAAACCAAGGAACTGGGCGACCTGCGGGTGTATTTCTCACCTGACGGGAAAGTCAAAGACCTTAAAAACAAGTTTGTGATCTTAGATAAAGAAATTCCGAAAGACCCAATGGCGACTACGATTGTGGCTGATGCCAAAACCGCCATTGAAACGGCTCAGCGAGCGCAAATGGGGACGCAAGGATCGCTTCCTGTCGGTCCAGGGCTTTCAACGCCGCAACCGGCAACTCAACCAGCAACTCCGGCCACGCCACTGGTAGCACCGCCTGCCAATGATCTTCCAGCAAAGAAATAAACCAATTTGCGCATGAATTCATCAGGGAAATCACTGCACATCGCCTGGGGGCTCGCCATCGTGTTGGGCTGCATTCTACTTGTGGCGGGCCTCCTCAAAATCTACGAACCGCTCCAATTCGTCAAACATATCGCGGACTACAAAATCCTGCCCTGGCCAACGTCCCACCTGCTGGTGGCCTGGACGATGCTCATCGTCGAGTGTGCGTTGGGGGCAGCTTTAATCGTGGGGTATCGAATGCGCTTGACCTTAATTTTTTCGTCACTGTTGTTTCTGGCCTTTTTGGGCGCGGTTGGATGGGCCTGGATGACAGGTGCTACGGCGGATTGCGGCTGTTTTGGCTCCTGGGCCAAACGAACGCCCGGCGAGGCATTTGTCGAAGATTTACTGATGCTTGGCGGTAGCATTGCGGCGTTCTGGCTGGTTCGCAAACAACCTGTCAGCCAGCACAATGGAATGTGGCGCGTGGCGGTCATTTCAGCCTTTGCCGCAATTGGGCTGGTGCTCCCACTCAATTTCGGGATTCTTTCCACGCCGGCTGCCGAAGCCCAAAAAGCGGAACAGTCCATTGCCGATTTGAAAATTACCGGCATTTCGGTCAACCTCAAACAAGGCACCCACGTGGTGGCCTTTATGTTGACCGAATGTGAGCACTGTCAGGCGAGTGTCCCAACCTTTAATTCCTACCTGACGACCAAAAATGTACCGAACTTTGTGGCCTTGTGCCCGGATGAAGACTGGAAACGTCAGTTTTTTGCTCAGCGATATGGTGCTAAATTCCCGCTCGGCCAAATTTCAAATGATGATTTTAACCGCATTCTAGGACCAACCGGCGATACACCGCATATTGTGCTGCTCCGCAATGGCAAAATCGTCAAAACCTGGGATGTAAATGCTCCTAAAGTTGAGGAACTGCAATCCTTGAACAAATAGGCGGCTCAGTTGAAAAATCCATTTTGCTTTGTATTCAGACGCGACGAAGCTCAGAAATTTGGAACTCCAAATTCTGAGCTTTTCCCTTTTTTAATCTCTCTTTCTTTTCCCTTTTGAGGAGGGCGATGTCATGTCACGAAAGATTTTGTTCACGTTGATGCTGGCACTTCTGGTGTCAGGTGTTAGCGGGTGCTGGTTTGGAGGAAAACAACAACCCATGGTTTCAGAAGCATCAAGCATTGATTGTCCAGGTGCGTTGAATTACACGGTCAAATCCATTGAAGGTAAAGATGTTAACCTGTGTTCCTACAAAGGCAAGGTGGTGCTTATCGTCAACACGGCCTCCCAATGTGGATTCACACCGCAATATAAAGGACTCGAAGAGCTGTATCAGAAATATCGGGATCGCGGGCTGCGGATCCTGGCCTTTCCCTCAAATGATTATGGACAACAGGAACCGGGCACTAATACGGAAATTAAACAGTTTTGTGAGATGAACTATCACACCACGTTTGATTTGTTCGGCAAGGTGACCGTCAAAGGGGATGGGAAAGCCCCGCTGTTTGCCTATTTGACCTCAGGCGGCGGGAACCCCGACCTGGCCGGAGAAATTAAATGGAATTTTTCCAAGTTTCTGATTGGCCCGGATGGAAAGCTGGTCGCCCGTTTTGGGTCAAGTGTGACTCCGACCTCAACCGAACTGACATCAGCCATTGAGAGCGTGCTCAAGGCCAAATAATACCATTGAGGGCTCAGGGCATCGGGTTCAGGGGTTCGGGGAAAAACAACAAATCCGAGAAGGAAGCTTTTCCGTGGTGCTTCCTTCTCGGATTTGAAATTTTTGGGTGGACTGATGAACCAGCAAACTCAATCAAGCTCAACGTCTGGCTTCATTCATCCTTTCTTCCAGGTCATTGACCTCAGGGACGTGTCGGCAACACTGGAGCGGTTCCATTTTGGGCAGGTTCGCTGTTGGGGTTTCGGGCATCTTCAAGGAATGTCTGGATTTCCGCTTTGATTTGCTCGAAGGTTTTTTCAGGAATCGCGTTTAGGTCGGTCCCCGGAGAGCGCCAGCCTTTGATCGTTGGCTCACCCATCAAAAACTGACCATATTGCCAGTTGAGCGTTCGGTAGAGGGTTTGTTCATAGGTCAGAAATACCAGAAACTCCTGGCCTTTCACATAAACATCCATAGCACAGTACACTTTGCTGGCTGCCCAAACAGTCACTTCTTTGAGCCGGGTATCACCTTTGAGTATTTCTAAAATTTCAAGGGTGACCAGTTGGCCATACATCGGATCACGAATCGCTTTGACTTTTTTGACTCGCACCCGGCTGATTAAATCAGCCTGGACCGTCAACTCACGGGCATCCATGACCCGCAAACGACA
It contains:
- a CDS encoding RHS repeat-associated core domain-containing protein; protein product: MVEAVVNAVTTSYRYDGEGRRLKKTVGTAVTRFVYGMGGELVAEHEGVTASPSTPTKEYVYGPTGMLAEVTGSAVNFLTPDHLGSPRVLTSQNGIVVNRRDFFPFGEDIAVGVGGRTAGMGYGTDSLRQRFTGYERDEETGLDFAQARYYANTLGRFQSADPLYFQGMMVIDPQQFNGYVYTRNNPLKWIDPTGERLFLGGNINWLVSNVLYELAGGQGQFQTYFQVQDGQVILREGADLSQANSGVQLLVELVQSNENYLFFADSNGAAAADLFQGSRDNKGRLTQMGKSLAIRFNGSTSQTGGVGYLLGTRGRPNQLQPANLSNGDSVFSVIAYNTNLVQTQVGINVSSIFPGAASSPEVNGQIEGMGHIIRPVSFFIHEASENRKFEEIGPKYETAHHHAIRREGIIRQELRIGGGFAGAIIQSVVKKP
- a CDS encoding carboxypeptidase regulatory-like domain-containing protein — translated: MKQFVAIWLGLWFFSQATGHQCRCKPPEPNKTTHPGGNEIITVMEQVPYKCIEGRVQNIGGQALKDVLVEVLDRPEWITKGLVASPVGQKRIKACKTDALGRFCFHNIPAGKYEICASKDSEWNPSHVYVVVQPHNRKATKKKLVIHLTPGS
- a CDS encoding glutathione peroxidase, with protein sequence MSRKILFTLMLALLVSGVSGCWFGGKQQPMVSEASSIDCPGALNYTVKSIEGKDVNLCSYKGKVVLIVNTASQCGFTPQYKGLEELYQKYRDRGLRILAFPSNDYGQQEPGTNTEIKQFCEMNYHTTFDLFGKVTVKGDGKAPLFAYLTSGGGNPDLAGEIKWNFSKFLIGPDGKLVARFGSSVTPTSTELTSAIESVLKAK